CTGCACAGACCTCTCTGAACAGGGACAAACCCACCCAGGAAACTCCTTCCCGCTCAATGGGACACCCTATTCCTAAAGAACACACATTTTTATGGCTCTTATTTGTGGGGCTCCTGTGACCAGGATAAACTAAACCCAAaggtgctccagctgggagagccAACAGCAGCAACATCCCACTCACCATCCCGAtgggccggcaggagcccaggTGGTCGCTGCGCCCGTTCCAGCGGTAGAAGTCGGGGTACTCGCCGTGCTCCAGGATGTACTGCTGCCCTCGGAAGTCGGGGTGGTCAAAGCAGACCCAAGCTCCGCTCTGGACGCAGATGGAGTTGACCCGGTTGAGGAATCCTTGGTCCTGGAAGCTGTTGCAGCTGCCACAGACGTCCAGCTTCCTGCCTGTGAAGCATTTGCCTTCGTAGAAAGTGAtctggggggaggaggagaaagggtCTGCGTTGAGGAGCAGGGACATAGCCAGACTCCCATTCCAAGCAGATGGGAATCTCTTGCAGATGCATCAtctcaggctggtttgggttcTTTTAGCTGCTTTCCAGCAAAAGGAGCACGGCATCACTGGCATTTTTTCCTAAGCAGCGTATTTGTTTTTCTGGGAACGGAGCGCGTCCTGCATTTATGACACTTCTCGCTGCCTCGTGCTCACTCACACATATTTCCAGCAGGAATGTTTAAACAGGAAATTCAGCTCCCAAAATGCAGCTCCTTCTGCCAcaccctccccatccctgctacCAGATTTGCTCCCGGGATCACCCCTCACACCACGTCTGCGGGCTCTATCACCCTCACCAAGTCCTTCCACCCGGAGGATGCTCGGGCTCTCCGGCCCCAGGCTGAAAGGGAAGGGTCGGGTCGTTACTTACTTTTCCTGAGTATTGGGACATTTTCTGCTGGCTGTTATCCAAGACCAAGAGcgggagccagagcagagctgcgATGGACAGACCATTGGACACCGCGCTATATAGGGGCGGCCGGGGGggggccggcccggggctggtgctgccagggcttTTTAACAAAGCCGCGGGAACCGGGGCTTTGCCTTTCCTGCTTCGTAGGCAGAACCGCCGGTAACGGGGCCTGCTGAGTCCGGGCTTTTGATTTTGGGCAGATGATCTGACAAAAGATTTGCTTGGCAGGGCTTTGGTCGATTAGCAGTGCACATTTACTGCTCCTTTTTGGaggacttcttttttttttttttttttcattttttaacttttttttttacttctttttaatctttatttctatttcttgttTACTTCCCCCCtctgttttttcccctattttttcttctttttttcccccgtCCTTTTTCCTCAGCAGCATCTCTAAGCATGACACATAATTTCTCTATGTCACAGAAATGGTTTGCTTTTTCCCAGCTTCTTCCCACCTACTGCAGTGTGGCAGCCAAGAGAGGGTGTCCTTGAAGACTCCCCACCAACAAACATTGCACTCCATCTGTCAAACCAATGGTTTCTCAGTCAACCTTTGAACCTCTCTAAATGGCACCTCCAAAATCCAAGGACCTGATCCCCTCCAAAGCACAGAGGCTGGGCTCCCAAACCCACTGATGTTGCTCACGAGCATCGTTCTCAGGAATGTTTTGATCTTCCAGCACTGAAGCCCTGACTCACAGCTGTAAGTCAGGATTAGAGGAACTTTTGGACCATAAAGTTACCATATTAAAGTAACTTACATTGCAGCTATATGGGAGCATAAAGTCCTCATCTGTGTTATAAGAATATCCAGAGATTTTAACTGTCATATTCCCAGGACAAACAGCAAAGGAAGCTCCCAGCCCATAAACCCCATCAGTCTATCCTAATGAGCCAGGCTAGGAAGAGGTAAAGGCAGATGTGTGGGGGTAGCCCATGGACCAGCATGCAGACGTACCAAGGGGATATATTAAAAGGAGATTtgtgcttttttggtttttaatagcTCTGGAAGAGACTTCAcactcagctcctgctcatTGAATCCTCCTCCTCACACACTGGCCCCCCATCACCTCTCCTTGCTGCCCCGTCTCTCCCTGGACCATCAGGCACATGCTCCAAATCCAAACCCTAAAACCTCCTTTCTTGGCAGGCTGCTCCCATCCTCAGGCCTGGTTCAGCAGCCCCACTCTGCTGCCTTGGCTCACTGCTTCATCTCGAGATTAAAGACTGCTTCAGGAGAAAGGATGTCATTATTAGGGCTCAAACATGTGCCACCCTTTCAATTAAGATGTAAAAGTTAATAAGCCCTTGTGCAGACACACGTAGGCTGAGCTGGAGGATGTCACTGACTGGGATGCactggagaaggaaggagagaggtgGCACATTCCTGGGAGAGGAAACACATCCTCCAGCTGATGCAGGCAAACCTGCCCTGGCATCACAGGAACACAGCTCACACGTGTGTGTTGTGCTGTGAGGCAGGAAACAATGAAAAAACCCTcatctgattaaaaaaaccaaccctacCCAAAACCTCTTTGAAACACCAGTGCTAATTTTAAGGTGTTAGATTAATCACCAGATGGTGCAGGGAAAAGTAACAGCACACAGAAAGTCCCACTtggaagagctgcagccaaGACAGGGGGCATTAGTGTTGttcccaaaaacccaaaaaccagccaTTCCCTGTGGCAGCCAGTGgcctgggagggaaggagaagtgtCCCTCTTCTGAGTCATGGCTGGGAGCACGAGGACAATGGGGTGGTACCACTGCTGGCGTTGGGACCCAGCTCTCCAGCCATTGGGGTTGTAGCTCAGGCACTCTTTGAATGCAGAGTGCCATGAGCTGCTGGGTGCCTGGAGAGGAAAACCTGTGGCATCCATGGCAAACTACCCCAAAGCACCCAGGAAAGCAAACACTGCCTCAGGAGATTTGTGTAGAGCCACAAAAGCCTGGTGTCCTCTGGCTCTGTCTCATGAGgggattttcctgtttctctgaaGTTGTGACATTTAATTCAACGTGCAAGAGCTTGATGAATCTGAGACTTGTGCCCAGCTGTCAGATTTCTTAGAAACTGTCCAACAGGTTCAAAAGTTATTTCAGGAGAGATGGAAAGAGGTTGTGGCAATTTTATCCTCATTTCTTTGACAAACCATGTTAAATATATGAAATAAGAAAGGACCCATCTctagaaaaaagcaaaatgatgggggaaaaaagaatatgGAAGAATGGCAAATGATAATTCCTGGACAAAGCCCCTTAACTCCTTGCCAAAGATGGAAAGGCTGCCaatggaagagagaaaagagcaaCTTGAGGAGCCTGTGGCCACAACAGCATTTCAGGCAAGTGATGCTGTGGCTGACCTTGCCTCCTGCTCGTGCCCAGGTCCATCTGACCATGAGCCCCACAGCAAAAGGGTTGTGGGCAGCTTTCCTCCACTGTGGCTGCTAAAGGATGAAGCACTGGAAATGAACTTGTAAGTTTGAGTATTTGGCTTCGACAGCCAGAACCCAAAAATCTGAGATtcttttgtgggtttggtttaAAGGAAGGAATTGGGTTTGATGTCCAcaagggcagctccaggctgtgccatGTCTGCTGGCCTTTGCTGCCACAAGGCTGAGCAGTGAAGTGGTGAGAGACAATTTGCTCTCCAAATTGTCCAGGCCAGAGCcaggggagctgagcagggtgTGACTCCTGGAGGTGAGTCTTTGGGAGTGACCTCACGTATGCGAATGGAACATTCCCTGTCAGAGGCTTAGCAGGATGAGCATTCTGTGGGTACCTCctacagctggcacagccccacacaaaTAACCAGTAatggagcagcagccaaggagTTGCTCCACATCCTCTGAAAGGGCCACACTTCAGCTTCTGGACGAGCCTGTAATATTTGCAAAGCCCAGAAAATCCCTAGCTCAGGGCTTTCAAAACACCATCTTGCTTTGAAAGGCTCATAGATTTTTCACATACCTCAGTATGAGATACTTTGAGCTCATTAAATATGAAACAACCACGAGTCTTACTCCTTCCCATGGAAAAATTTTTGGCTTGCTGCTGGGAATGATGAGCACCTGAGTGAGAAACCATCTCTTGACTCAAGGGAGAGTTTCTGTGTGAAATTCACATTGCTTGTCAAAGACCTGGCCCACCTCAGACCAGCTGCCAGAAGTACCCATTTCTGCTGGTGATTAACCCACCCCCTGTACCTGAGTGCACCACGTGCtgcctcccagagctgccagggggCCTGGGTACACTGACTGCAGAACACTTCTGCAAAACATTCAACCCACACCCTCACTGACAGAATACATCACCTGTTGCTGGAAATGGGAATCACCTGCCAGGCAATGGGTTTGGGTTCAATGTGTTGCCTTCAGCATGGATGCactatgaaataaaaatctctggAATATCTCTGCCAAGGGTGGCCATCTCCCACCCTGACCCACCACCCATCCCATGTCAGCAACACCTCGTGTCGCCCATGTGGGGTAAGGACTCCAAAAAGCCTCCTCAGACTCAGCAAATCCTGTCACAAAATGATGGATCTGGCCAGGTTCCTACTAGGAAAAACAGCTCCTCACCTTGGAGAGGAGACCTGCTGGTTAGGTCTAGCCAATTACAGTTTTCAGTAATATTCTGTCCAGGGATCATCACACACATCAGCATCTGACTGAGCTGGGACCTGGACTTCACTTTGGAAAGCATCAGAAAGCCTGAGGGGTGAAATCCTTTCAGTTTTCACTGCATTTCAAAAAAAGTAAAGTTCCAGTAGGGAAACAGGATATCCAAGGAAAAGTTGGATGTTAAGGACAAACATCACCCACATCAGTTTAGCCACATTTCTGCATACTCACAGTAGCTGAAGGGATCTGTGCAAAGGTTTTCACTCCCCCTCCTCAGTTGTCAAAGGGGAGCAATATTGACCTTATTAGATGAAGTTGTGAAGATTACCCAGTATTAGCAAAATGCTCTGAAGATGAGCAGTCCTGATTACATAAGGGCTAATTAGAAGCTGTTGATTTCTCCTTCTGGAGAGGCTCAGCAGTGTTAATTAGCAGGGTAAGCCGAGCAAGCCTGGGCACATCACATCATCACCACCTGCACCACGCTCGCACAGCACCTGGGACATCTGCACCTCGTCCAGATTCAACAGCACAGCTACTGCAGACACACAGGAACAGTGAAAAcacttttccagcttttttcttctccagcatgGACTCACCAGCCCTCTACAGAAGCTGGGAAGAAGAATTACCAAGAAGGCCCTACAGACCCAGACGTGACTCCCCAAACTCCCTGTCATGGAGTTAAGCAGGCGGGGACAAACTCGGTTAGGCATggaaacaacaggaaaaagaaggcTCCATTTAGCACCTGCAGTCCATCCTCCCCCTGCCGAGCTCACCTGCCCCACTGCCTTGCCCATCCTCAGCATTTCCAGGCATGGCAGCCTGGGAGATGGGcatggcagccctggctcccaggaTTATTCACACAGCAAAGcgaggagctggacaggggcaCAAGCAAGGCAAGAGTCACTTCCAAACCAGGGCATTATAAATCCACCCAAGTCAGCAATAACATGAGAGTAGTCAATCTTCACATAACCACAGAATggctggggtcagcagggacccCTGGAGGACACCTGGCCCAAGCCCTGTTCAAGCAGGGTCACCCAGAGCTGGTTGCTTGGGACCGTGTCCAAGTGGCTTTTGAGTATGTCCAAGGTGGGAATCTGGTGGATTGTGCTCAACCTCACAGTGAAAAaattttgctcttttcctccACAGGAAAAGGAACTTTGCACTTTCACCTTTGCAAATGATTATCCCTTAATAAAGTTATTAAGTCTACATAATTGTTTTCCTAGCTTGGATCAGAGAACTTTAACAAGGCTGTATAAATTCATCCACTCCAGGAAAGCAGTAGTTTGCTACAAAGCAGTATTTTGTTTCTGTACATAACAGGACTTCCCCAATTGCCCATCCCCACCTTCAGGGCTCTCAGGGTGAAGGACCCAACCTGTGCCAGCTCAGTACAAGGAAGAACAAGGCTCTGTTAGACTCCAGCTGCTGAAGGTGCCACCCTGAGAAGCCAAGTGAAATCTGTGTACAGCCAAGGATGAGGAGGAATTCACTGATCACACCTGACTACACATTTCAGCAGAACTGCAAGACTATTGCACATGGCTGGTCTTTAGATCTTATTAGCAGAGAAAGGCTCGGAGGAGtggaataatttccattttttactGGATGAagcagaaagaggaagaagggaaTAACATATGTGGATGAGTTCAATTCTTCAGTTATTATGGAAAATGCAAGAGCTCTACACATCTCTCAGTGCTGAGTGCATGAAttgtttgggctggaagggacccaaaagcccatccagttccaagTCCCCTGCCACAAGGCAGGTTCACCTTctgctagaccaggttgctcagagccccatccaacctggctttgtGGAACATCCATAaactctgggcagcctgttccagtggaTCACTGccctgaagaatttcttcctattaATTATTCAAAACCTACTCTCGTGGTTTgaagccattgccccttgtcctatcaATACATGGCCTTGTGAAATGTCCCTTTCAAGTCTCAGAAACTGCCACCACAAATCATCCTGAGAATCTGTACTTGTCTTTAAGTCCTTCTGGAAAGCCTCACCACTGGAAGGCAGGACCTCAGTTATCCCAGACTGTTAAATTGCACATACCCTCATACATCTCCTTTAAAACTCTTAGTAGCTGGCATGACTCAAAAAGCAATGCAGCAACTGTTATGGGGATTAGACTGATGCCAGCACACCTGCAGCCAGTTTGACCAAAAAATGGAGCAGATGTGGTCACTGAGTTTGTGTTATGGCAGAATTCCCACCCTATGACAAAGAACAGGACGTTGTGTCTCTGTCACTGATGCAATGCCACAGCCTGGGGTCATGCAACAGCTCATCAGTCCTTGGGATGGGGCATTGAAGGATCACACTGACTGACAcaccctgtgctgtgctcctcaGGCCATGCTCTGCATCCTCAGCCATTGCACTGCCAGCCAAGCAGCCCTCACTCCAGTGCTGTAGGGTCTTGGGCAGGAAACAGCCCCGGCTCAGGCTGGGTCCAAAATCAAAGCATGGACTTGTTTCCCTGAACAAGCTCTCTGCTGAACTCCAGGAATCCAGCATGCAGAACAATCATCCAGCTACTCAACCTGTGCTTGGCACAAGGTGTGTGAATTCATGGAAAATGGGTTTTCAGAAACATTGGGAAATATCCTAAGCAGAGAaaaagggttgttttttttttaaccaattaCTCTCATGATGACCAAAGAAAATACCAAGCTTACCAACGTACACTGTTGAGAGGTTAAGACCATTTTTTATATCATATGAGGGAACAACTGCAcgaagaaaataaaggaataaaatggtTCATTTGTATCTTTTAGCACAGACTGGAAGGTAAAAGCTAATTCTGGTTGCAAATACACTCCAACTTTCCCTTCCTATCTACTCCTGTCAGAAATTTAGGCTTTCAAATGAACACAAAAATGCAAGCCAAACACTTCATTTAATTAACTGTTCCCCAAATCagccttgtttgtttttactgttttgggttttgttctgcttttcaatACAAAGTAGGTcaactgaaatttttttaaatatatagtTGTAAGgagtttttttccaaacttgGGAGACTACAGCTTGCTACGCCTCCAGTCCAAAAGCCAAGGAAAAgcttggagctgctcaggaaagCTGAGCAGGAACCCTGACTGTGCAcggccaggcaggaggaggccGCTCACCTCTACCAGGAGCACGGGAATGCACAACAAACAGCCCACACCGATTTGTTCAGGACgtgcaatttattttaaatgacatttttgttcTCTTAACAAGTCTATGCTTGTGACCTGGATAAATCCACTCCATCCTGACAGCACTCCCAGTCACAAGCCTGCGTGAACAGTCCGTAGCGCAGGAACTCGGGGCGGCTCTGCGCACCCTTCACTCAAAGGttacagaggaaaaacacagagcaggttCTGACTGAAACCCAGGATTTCCCTTCCAAATAAAGCTGGCACTTGTCTCTCCTTCCCGGGACCGGgcacaaagcaaagcagagctgcttgGCCAGCCTGGAGTT
This Haemorhous mexicanus isolate bHaeMex1 chromosome 1, bHaeMex1.pri, whole genome shotgun sequence DNA region includes the following protein-coding sequences:
- the CRYGN gene encoding gamma-crystallin N, producing the protein MSLLLNADPFSSSPQITFYEGKCFTGRKLDVCGSCNSFQDQGFLNRVNSICVQSGAWVCFDHPDFRGQQYILEHGEYPDFYRWNGRSDHLGSCRPIGMHGEHYRIEIFEGSHFRGPSLELTEDCSFLQGQGWDKTCINALKVYGDGAWVLYEEPNYRGRMYVVERGEFSSFNEWQARSASVQSIRRVVNYF